One window of the bacterium genome contains the following:
- a CDS encoding DUF4145 domain-containing protein: MTRRPKGQAAESPAEELEQLALRAIDTAKKAKKHRQSLTSHGFYANKLAELRADAVNVFRDLTTHSAGDVSAMAELIEKVFSPHGDVRKRADAQRELVFALRTAPTAPSQSTDKTLDGALFPQSLLAETKRGYVITIGRQMNGCFAAGWYDACAVMMRRLLECAIIESFEQLKLSATIRDTNGNYLQLSDLVNAALNERQLTLSRNAKKHLPELRDVGHLSAHGRHFTAQKDDIERVRLGCRIVIEEFLRHATLL, from the coding sequence ATGACCCGTCGCCCGAAGGGACAGGCGGCTGAATCGCCGGCCGAAGAACTCGAACAACTGGCTTTACGAGCCATAGATACGGCCAAGAAGGCGAAGAAGCACAGGCAGTCCCTCACGTCGCACGGCTTCTACGCCAATAAGCTCGCGGAGCTTCGAGCAGATGCAGTCAATGTTTTCCGAGACCTTACCACACACTCCGCGGGCGATGTTTCCGCGATGGCCGAGTTGATTGAAAAGGTATTCTCACCGCACGGAGATGTGCGGAAGAGAGCTGATGCTCAAAGAGAACTTGTTTTCGCCCTGCGAACTGCACCGACTGCTCCCTCACAATCAACGGACAAGACTTTGGACGGCGCGCTATTTCCACAGTCTCTACTCGCCGAAACCAAGAGAGGATACGTGATAACAATCGGACGGCAGATGAACGGCTGCTTCGCTGCAGGGTGGTACGATGCATGCGCCGTCATGATGCGTCGATTACTAGAATGTGCTATCATTGAATCATTCGAACAACTGAAACTCTCAGCAACCATAAGAGACACCAATGGAAACTATCTTCAGCTGTCTGATTTGGTCAATGCGGCACTCAATGAGCGCCAGTTGACCCTGTCTCGCAATGCAAAGAAGCACTTACCAGAGTTGCGTGATGTCGGCCACCTGTCCGCTCACGGTAGGCATTTCACTGCCCAAAAGGACGACATCGAGCGGGTCAGACTCGGTTGTAGAATCGTGATAGAGGAGTTCCTCCGTCACGCGACCCTACTGTAA
- a CDS encoding NmrA/HSCARG family protein gives MAEKKIIAVVGATGAQGSGLVRAIMNDPSGGFTARAITRDPQSEKAKALAALGAEVVAADVENLESLKRAFRGAYGAFCVTFFWEHFSPEKELQHATNMARAAKDAGVKHVIWSTLEDTRRWIPLSDTRMPTLMHKYKVPHFDAKGEANQVFANLKVPTTFLNTSFYWDNLIYFGMGPKKGTNGELIFTLPMADKKLPGMAAEDIGKCAYGIFKKGSEYIGKTVGIAGEHLTGSQMAASLTKALGRDVRYNEVSPETYRGFGFPGADDLGNMFQFKRDFEADFCGARDLSFSRSLNPELQTFDKWLARNGKRFPLE, from the coding sequence ATGGCCGAGAAGAAGATTATCGCCGTCGTCGGCGCTACCGGAGCGCAGGGCAGCGGCCTCGTGCGGGCGATCATGAACGATCCCAGCGGTGGCTTCACCGCCCGCGCCATCACCCGCGATCCCCAGTCCGAAAAAGCGAAGGCGCTGGCCGCATTGGGCGCGGAAGTCGTGGCCGCCGACGTGGAAAATCTGGAGAGCCTGAAGCGAGCGTTTCGCGGAGCCTACGGAGCGTTCTGCGTCACGTTTTTCTGGGAGCATTTTTCTCCTGAGAAGGAACTCCAGCACGCTACCAACATGGCCCGCGCCGCCAAAGACGCCGGCGTCAAGCACGTGATCTGGTCCACTCTTGAGGATACCCGCCGATGGATTCCGCTCAGCGACACCCGCATGCCGACGCTCATGCACAAGTACAAAGTCCCGCACTTCGACGCCAAAGGCGAAGCCAATCAGGTGTTCGCGAACCTGAAAGTCCCGACCACCTTCCTGAACACGTCGTTCTACTGGGACAACCTGATCTATTTCGGCATGGGCCCGAAGAAAGGAACGAACGGCGAGCTGATCTTCACCCTTCCCATGGCCGACAAGAAGCTGCCGGGTATGGCCGCCGAGGATATCGGCAAGTGCGCCTACGGCATCTTCAAGAAGGGCAGCGAATACATCGGTAAGACCGTCGGAATCGCGGGCGAGCATCTGACCGGCTCCCAAATGGCCGCCTCTTTGACCAAGGCCCTCGGCCGTGACGTCCGCTACAACGAAGTATCGCCAGAAACCTATCGCGGCTTCGGCTTCCCGGGAGCGGACGACCTCGGAAACATGTTCCAGTTCAAACGCGATTTCGAGGCCGACTTCTGCGGTGCGCGCGACCTCAGCTTCAGCCGCTCACTCAATCCCGAGCTGCAGACCTTCGATAAGTGGCTGGCCCGGAACGGCAAGCGCTTCCCCCTCGAATAG
- a CDS encoding methylated-DNA--[protein]-cysteine S-methyltransferase: MQTIPREVKLKALYARDPNYAGLFYTAVKTTGIFCRIGCPVRFPKPENVLFFDTVKAALDAGFRPCKVCKPLEHGTSALQMIHDLLSELHAKPQTRITDSDLRRRGISPEMVRRWFKKHHGITFQAYQRYLKIGNAIQRLKSGENVSTVAFESHNSLSGFQDSFKNALGVSPKASTRKTVIVVTRLPTPLGPMMACAVNDELCLFEFCDRRMLATELDEIRKRLGGVLITGHCQLFDELRGQLDEYFRGERREFSLTLKLAGTPFQESVWHALLTIPYGSTRSYQEQAKMIGRPDAVRAVARANGQNRIAIIVPCHRVIGKDGGLTGYGGGLERKEWLLNHERQHTS, translated from the coding sequence ATGCAAACCATTCCCCGCGAAGTCAAACTCAAAGCTCTATACGCGCGCGATCCGAACTACGCCGGATTGTTCTACACGGCGGTGAAAACGACCGGTATCTTCTGCCGAATCGGTTGCCCGGTGCGGTTTCCCAAACCGGAAAACGTGCTCTTCTTCGACACCGTGAAAGCCGCGCTCGACGCCGGTTTCCGGCCGTGCAAGGTCTGCAAGCCGCTCGAACACGGAACAAGCGCACTGCAGATGATCCACGACTTGCTCTCCGAGCTGCACGCCAAGCCGCAGACACGCATCACGGACAGCGATCTGCGGCGGCGCGGCATTTCCCCCGAAATGGTGCGCCGCTGGTTCAAGAAACATCACGGAATCACCTTTCAAGCCTATCAGCGATATCTTAAGATCGGCAACGCCATCCAGCGGTTGAAATCTGGTGAGAATGTCTCGACGGTTGCCTTCGAGAGCCACAACTCGCTGAGCGGTTTTCAGGATTCGTTCAAGAACGCGCTGGGAGTTTCTCCCAAAGCGAGCACGCGGAAGACGGTGATCGTTGTCACGCGGTTGCCGACGCCGCTGGGTCCGATGATGGCTTGCGCAGTCAACGATGAACTCTGCCTGTTCGAGTTCTGCGACCGGAGAATGCTGGCCACCGAACTCGATGAGATCCGGAAGCGACTGGGCGGAGTGCTCATCACCGGCCACTGCCAGCTCTTCGACGAGTTGCGCGGGCAATTGGATGAGTATTTTCGTGGTGAACGACGCGAGTTCTCGCTGACACTAAAACTGGCGGGAACTCCGTTTCAAGAGTCGGTTTGGCATGCGCTGCTCACGATTCCCTACGGCAGCACGCGCTCGTATCAGGAGCAGGCGAAAATGATCGGACGACCGGATGCCGTCCGCGCCGTCGCCCGCGCCAACGGCCAGAACCGCATTGCGATCATCGTACCCTGTCACCGCGTGATCGGCAAAGACGGCGGACTCACCGGCTATGGCGGTGGGCTGGAACGCAAAGAATGGCTCCTGAATCACGAAAGACAGCACACGAGTTGA
- a CDS encoding PadR family transcriptional regulator, with translation MQKSKTIYALLGWLMSGPKSGYDLKKLTEQYIGEFWYGSFGQIYPLLHEMHRGGLVSLAEEVGKGPKRRKVYAVTEAGTREFRRWARHEPEPEFVRSELLLRIFFGRYLPLDILRDQIEQLRDEQRVRLERFQELDAQLDRESQFTPYMPYVRITLNRGLIVARGFVEWAEQALWILEETERSRESER, from the coding sequence ATGCAAAAGAGCAAGACCATCTATGCTCTTCTGGGCTGGCTGATGAGCGGGCCGAAGAGTGGCTACGACTTGAAGAAACTGACGGAGCAGTATATCGGCGAGTTCTGGTACGGCAGTTTCGGGCAGATTTATCCTTTGCTCCATGAGATGCATCGAGGTGGGCTGGTGAGCCTTGCCGAAGAGGTCGGAAAGGGACCCAAACGGCGAAAGGTCTATGCCGTCACAGAGGCGGGGACACGGGAGTTTCGGCGCTGGGCGCGACATGAACCGGAGCCGGAATTCGTACGTAGTGAGCTCTTGTTGCGAATCTTTTTCGGTCGCTATTTGCCGCTCGATATTCTGCGGGATCAGATCGAACAACTTCGCGATGAGCAGCGAGTGCGATTAGAACGATTTCAGGAACTCGATGCACAATTGGATCGCGAGTCGCAGTTCACTCCGTATATGCCCTATGTGCGAATCACACTGAATCGGGGTCTTATCGTCGCGCGAGGATTCGTCGAGTGGGCCGAGCAAGCGCTGTGGATTCTCGAAGAGACCGAACGCTCTCGGGAAAGCGAACGTTGA